DNA sequence from the Streptomyces tsukubensis genome:
GGGCTGTCTGGTGCAGTCGCTGCTGCTGCGGGTGGACTGTTCCGGCGGTCCCGGCTTCGCCGAGCTGGCGGAGCGGGTCCGGCGGGCGGCGACCGGCGCACTGGACCACCAGATGTATCCGTACGCCGAGTTCAAACCGTCGGTGGTGGCCTTCCCGGCCTGGCTGCGGTACGAGAACTGGGCCGCCGACGCCCATCTCCCGGGCCTGCTCTGCGAGCCCTGGGAGCTGCCTCGCGGCACCACCGTGCCGTGGCCGCTGCCCGGCGGCGACCTCGGAGTCCCCGAACTGACGGCGGTGGAGCAGCCGGACGGCGCCCTCCACTGCTGGATCCAGTACAACGCCCTCGCCTTCGACGAGACCGTGATCGCCGCCCTGTCCGAGGACTTCACGACCGCGCTGACCGCCGCGGGCGCGTAACCCCCTCCACCCCGCACCCGGCACCTCCGCACCTCCCCGTTCCACCGCGCACCTCCCGCACCCGGCACCTCCGCACCTCCCCCGTTCCACCGCGCACCTCCCGCACGACGGCCCGGATCCGCCAGTGGCGCCGGATCCGGCCCGCCCTCCCGAACCCGTTGCCGGGCCGCAGTCGCGGTATGCCGTGCCGGCGACCGGGGCCACCCGGTCGCCGGTCGCCGGCCGCCGGGCGCATGCCCCCGGGAAGGCCGGGCTCCGTCCCCGTACCCCCGTCCGGTTCCCGTCCAGCTCAACGGCCGCTGCCGCACCGCCCCACCGCCCTGTCCCGACCGTCCCCCGGCCTGTGCCGGGCTCCGACCGCCGAGGGGCCTCTCCCGCCCCGCTCTCGTGCCCCCCACCGACCGATTCTCCCGACCAGTCCAAGGACCCCCCGTGACCAGCATTCCCGTCAGACCCGCCCAGCACGGCCTCTGGATCAACGAGCGGCTCGCGCCCCTCGGCGCCATCCACCACATGCCGTTCGCCGTGCGCTTCGAAGGCTCCCTCGACATCCCGGCGCTCGCCGCCGCCGTCGCCGACCTCACGGCCCGGCATCCGGCGCTGTCGCAGACGGTCCGCGACGAGGACGGCGTGCCCGTCCTGGTGCCCGGTCCGATACCCGAACTCGCCGTACGCCGGTGCGATCCGGAGCGGCTGGAGGCCGAGCTGGCCGGGGAGTGCGCCGCGCCGTTCGACCTTGAGGCCGGTCCCCCGGCCCGGTTCGTGCTGCTGCGCACCGGCGACCGGAGCGCGACCCTGCTGGTGGTGGCGCACCACCTCGTCTTCGACGGCACCTCCACCGACCTCCTCCTGGGCGATCTGTCCACCGCCTACGCCCACCGCACCGGCGCCGGACCGGCCCCCGAACCGCTGCCCGCGCCCGCCGCCGTCCCCGCCGACCTCGGCGAGGCGGAGCTCGCCGCCGCGACCGCCCACTGGTCGGACCGGCCGCTGCCCGCTCCGGCCGTGGCACTGCCCGGACTGGCCGAAGGGGCGGGCGACGGCTCCCAGGACGGGGTCGGGCCGGGCGCGGCCGCCGCCTTCGACCTCGACCCGGAACTCCGCGCCGAACTGGCCGTCACCGCCGAGAAGCTCGGTGTCACCTTCTTCGAACTGCTGCTGACGGCCGTCCAGACCCTGCTGCTGCGGTACGGCAACGAGCGCCCGGCGACCGCCGTCGGCCTGGGCACCCGGGGCCCGGACGACACCGGCCGGATCGGGATGTACGCCAACGAGCTGCCGGTGGTCACCGCCCCGGACCCGGCCCTCCCGTTCGGTGAGTTCGCCCGTACGGTACGGGCCGAGGTGCGGGCCTGCTCTCCGCACCGGGACGTACCCCTGGCACGGGCGGTCCGGTCGGCGCGGCCCGCGGTGACGGCCGCGCCGGTCACCGTCACCTACCGCCGCCGGATCGCGCCGGTCGACTTCGCGGGGGTGCGGAGCACCATCGACTGGGTACTGTTCCCCGGGACTGCCCGGGGCGCCTTCCGGCTTCATCTGCTGGACGGGCCCGACCGCTTCGGGGTCCTCCTGATGCACCGTACGGAGCTGCTCTCCCCCGCCGCCGCCGAACGGATCGCGGACCATCTGCGGAGGCTGCTCGCCGCGATCGTGGCGGCGCCCGGAACCCCGCTGGCCGATCTGCCGTTCCTCGACGAGTCCGAATCGGCGCCGCTGCACGGCCCCGTGCCCGCCGCCGAAGCGGCCGGGGCCACCCTGCCCGCGCTGCTGGCCGACGCCTTCGCCGTACACCGGGACCGGATCGCGCTCACCGCCGACGGCCGCGACATCACCTATGCGGAGCTGGCGGCCGCGGTCGGCGGGCTCGCCGCCCGGCTGACGGCGGCCGGGGTGGGGCCGGGCACCGTGGTGGCCGTCTGCGCCGAGCGGTCGGCCGAGGCGGTGGCCGCCGTACTCGCCGTCCAGTGGGCCGGGGGCGCCCATCTTCCGGTCGACCCGGCGTATCCGGCGGAGCGCGTGGCCTTCGTGCTCGGGGACGCCGGTGCGCCGCTCGCCCTCGCGCAGCGGCGGACGGCGGACCGGGTCGCCGGTCACGGCCGGACCCTGCTGCTGGACGATCTCTTCACCACGCCCGCGGCCGAGGTCTCCCCGGCCGCCGCCCCGTCCCCCGCCGACCTCGCCTATCTCATCTACACCTCGGGCTCCACCGGCCGCCCCAAGGGCGTCGAGGTGCCGCACGGCGCGCTGGCCCATCTGCTGCTGGCCTTCCGCGATCTGCTGGACTCGGCCCCCGGCGACGTCTGGCTCGCCGTCACCTCTCTCTCCTTCGACATCTCCGCGCTGGAGCTGCTGCTGCCGCTGATCACCGGCGGCCGGGTGGTGGTCGCGGGCGAGGAGCAGACCCGCGACGGCCGGGCGCTGACCGGACTGGCAGGGAAGCACGGCGTCACCCATCTCCAAGCCACCCCGTCGAGCTGGCGGCTGATGCTCGACGCCGGACTCACCGCGCCGGGGCTCACCGCGCTCAGCGGAGGCGAGGCCCTGCCGCTGCCCCTCGCCCGCGCGCTGCGCGAGCGGGTCGGACGGCTGTGGAACGTGTACGGGCCGACCGAGACCACGATCTGGTCCACCGCCGCGGAAGTACCCGCCGGGCCCACCGCGGTGACGGTGGGGAAGCCCATCGCCGGGACGGCCGTGCTGGTGCTGGATCCGGGCGGACACCCCGTACCGCACGGGGTCACCGGCGAACTGGCGATCGGCGGGGCGGGGCTGGCCCGCGGCTACCGCGGCCGCCCGGAGCTGACCGCCGCGCGGTTCGTCACCGACCCGGTCGCCGGTCTGCGGCTGTACCGCACGGGCGATCTGGCCCGGATCCGGCCGGACGGCAGCCTGCTCTGCCTGGGCCGGATCGACGACCAGGTCAAACTGCGCGGCCACCGCATCGAGCTGGGCGAAGTGGAGACGAGGGTCCAGGAGCATCCGTCGGTGGCGGCGGCCGCCGCCGCCGTCCGCGGCAGCGCCGACGATCCGGGCGGGCAGGTGCTCGCCGTCTACCCGGTGTGGCGGCCGGGCGTTCCCGTTCCCACCCTGTCCGAGCTGCGGGCCTTCCTCGCCCTCACGCTGCCCGATGCCATGCTGCCCGGGGCCGTGCACGCCCTGCCCTCGCTGCCGTTGACACCGAACGGGAAGACCGACCGGCGGGCCCTTCCCGAACCCGTCCGCGAAACACCCGGGGACGAGGCGCCCGGGGCCGGGGCGGACGAGCCCTGGGACGAGATCACCACCGAGGTCGCCGCCGTCTGGTGCGAGGTCCTCGGGCTGCCGTCGATCGGCCTCGACGACGATGTCTTCGACCTCGGCGCGCACTCGCTGACGATCACCCGGGTGGCCGCCCGGATCCGTGACCGCATCGGAGCCGAGGTGCCGCTCCATGTGTTCTACGAGGAGCCGACGGTCGCCGCGATCGCCGACGCCGTCACCGTCGAGCTGCTCGCCGGGGAGCAGTGATGGAGCGCGAGACCAACGCCCCGCTGACCGTGGACCGGCCGCGCCGGGTCCTCAGCCCCGAGCAGCGCGCCCTGCTCGCCCGGAAGCTGCGCGAGCGGCCCGCGGCGGCCGGGCGGCCCCCGTCCGTCGCCCCGCTGCCGGCCGGTGTGCCCGTACCGCTCTCGCCCGCCCAGGAGCGGCTCTGGTTCGTGGAGCAGCTCACGCCCGGGACCGCCGCCTATGTGCTGCCCACGGCAGGGCGGCTGACCGGCCCGCTGGAGCCGGGGGCGCTGGCCGAGGCGCTGCGGCTGGTGACCGTCCGGCATCCGGTGCTGCGCAGCGCCTACCCGGCGGACGAGGACGGTACGCCCCGGGTGGAGACCGTTCCGGCGGAGGAGTTCGCCGTGCCCTGGGAGACCCGGGACCTGAGCGGTCTGCCGCCCGGGGAGCGGGAGTCCGCCGCGCGGGCGGCGGTGGAGGCGGAGGTCGACCGGCCGTTCGCCGTGGAGGAGGGGCCGCTGGTCCGGGCCCTGCTGCTGCGGCTCGCCGACGACGACCATGTGCTGGTGGTGTGCCAGCACCATCTCACCGGCGACGGCTGGTCCGCGGGGATCCTCCTCGACGAACTCCTCTCCGGCTACCAGGCGCTGACGTCGGGTGAGCGGCCCGTGCTGCCGCCGCTGCCCGTCGGGTACGGCGACTACGCGCACTGGCAGCGGGAGCGGCAGGAGCGGCCCGGGGCGGCCGCGGGGCTGCGCTACTGGTGCGAGGCGATGACCGGGGTGGCGCCCCTGGAGCTGCCCACGGACCGGCCGCGCCCGGCCGTACCGGGTCCGCGGGGGGCGACGTACGCCTTCCGGGTCGACCCTGCGGTCCACGAGGCGGCGCGGGCCCTGTCCCGGGACCGGGGCGCGACGCTCTACATGACGCTGCTCGCCGCCTTCCAGATCGTCCTCGGGCGGTGGTCGGGGCAGCGGGACTTCGCCGTGGGCACCCCGTTCGCGGGCCGTCCGACGGAGGAGACGGAGGGGCTGATCGGTCTGTTCAGCACGGTCCTGCCGATGCGGGCCGATCTGAGCAGCAGCGGCAGCGGTACGTCGGCCGGGACCGGGACCGGGACCGGCGCCTCCCCCGGCGGCGGTGCGGATGCCCTGCCGGACTTCGCGACCGTCCTGTCCCGGGTCCGGAGTGCGGCCCTCGGGGCCCAGCAGCACCAGGACACGCCGTTCGAGAAGCTGGTGGAGGCCCTCGACCTGCCGCGGGACGTCAGCAGGCCGCCCCTCTACCAGGTGTCCTTCGCGCTCCAGAACCACCGGGCGCAGACCGTCCGGCCGCGTGACGTCCAGTGGCGGACGTTCCCCTTCGAGGGCAGCGGTGTCCATCTGGACCTGGGGCTGTACTGCACCGAGACCGACGAGGGCCTCGAAGCGTTCCTCACCTACCGTACCGATCTGTGGGACGCGGACACCGTCGCCCGGCTAGCGGGGCACTGGCAGCGGATCCTGTCCGGGGCCGCGGCCGATCCGTCCGCTCCCGCGGGCACGCTCGGCATGCTGTCGCCCGAGGAGCGCCGCCGGGTGCTGTACGAATGGAACGACAGCGGCAGCGCGGTCCCGGTCGCGGCGACCCTTGCCGATGCCGTCGCCGCGCAGGCCGCCCGTACCCCCGGGGCGACCGCGCTGGTGCACTCCGGCCGGGCGCTGGACTACGCCGCGCTCGACGGGCGCGCGAACCGGCTGGCGCAGGTGCTGCGGGCCGCCGGGTCGCGGCCCGGCGCACTGGTCGGGGTCTGTCTCGACCAGGGGCTCGACCAGGCCGTCGCGCTGCTGGCCGTGCTGAAGTCGGGGGCGGCGTACGTACCGCTGGACCCGGAGCAGCCCGCCGAACGCCTCGGGCACATGCTGACCGATGCGGCGCCCGTCGTGCTGCTGACCACCTCGGCCCACCGGGAGCTGCTGGACGGGGCGGACGCCCCCGTACTGCTTCTGGACGAACTGGCGGCGGAGCAGGCGGCGGCCCCCGCCGGTCCGCCCGAGGGGGGAGCCGGTCCGGACGATCTGGCGTACGTCATCTACACCTCCGGGTCCACGGGCCGGCCCAAGGGGGTCGCGGTGCAGCACCGTCAGGTGCTGACCTATCTGGCCGGTGTGCGGCAGCGGTTCGCGGAGGCGGGTCTCGGGGACGGGGCGCGCTACGCCCTGCTCCAGTCGCTGGCCTTCGACTTCGGTCTGACGACGCTCTATCTGTCGCTGACCACGGGCGGCGCCCTGCATCTGCTGGCGCCGCGCACCCCGGGTCCCGAGCTGGCCGGGTATCTCGCCGCCGAGCGGATCGACTGTGTGAAGCTGACGCCGTCCCATCTGGCGGCGCTCACGGCCGAGGTGGACGATCCGGGGCTGCTGCTGCCGCGCCGGCTGCTGATCCTCGGCGGGGAGGCGTCGGGCTGGGAGTGGAGCCGTGCGCTGGCCGCGACGGCGGCGCGGACCGGCTGCCGGGTGGTCAACCACTACGGCCCGACCGAGGCCACCGTGGGCGTCACGACCCTGCTGGTCGATCCGGAGCGGCCCGCCGAAGGGCCCACCACGCCGATCGGGCGGCCGATGCCGGGGGCCCGGGTGTATCTGCTGGACCCCTGCGGCGAGCCGGTGCCGCCGGGGGTGACCGGGGAGCTGTGGATCGGCGGCGACCGGCTGGCCCGCGGCTATCTCGGGCTGCCGGAGCTGACCGCCGAACGGTTCCGGCCGGACCCCTTCGCCGAAGGGACGCAGGAGGAACCCCGGATGTACCGGACCGGGGACCTCGCCCGGCACCGGCCGGACGGCACCGTCGAGTTCCTCGGCCGCGGCGACGACCAGGTCAAGATCCGCGGCTACCGGGTCGAGCTCGGTGAGGTGGAGGCCCATCTCCGGCAGCTGCCCGGAACCGCGGAGGCCGTGGCTGCGGCCCGGGGGCCCGCCGGTGAGCCGGTGCTCGTCGGCTATCTGGTGCCGGCCGAAGGCGCCGCACCGCCGCCGGTCGCGGAGCTGCGGGCGCTGCTGGCGCGGCGGCTGCCGGACTATCTGATCCCGTCGCGCTTCGTCGTACTGCCGGAGCTGCCGCGGCAGGCCCACGGCAAGGTGGACCGGCGGGCGCTGCCCGAACCGGGCGCGCCGGAAGCGGGGGAGGGCGCGGAGTACGTGGCGCCCCGCACCCCGGCGGAGGAGGCGGTGACCGCCGTCTGGGCCGAGCTGCTCGGCCTGGAACGGGTCGGTGTCCACGACGACTTCTTCGGTCTGGGCGGCCACTCCCTGCTGGCGATGCGGATGGTGGCGGCGCTGCGGCGGGCGCTCGGCGGCGAGGCGCGGATCACTCTGATGGACGTCTTCCAGGAGCGTACGCCGGCCGCTCTCGCCGCTCTGGCCGACCGGTCGGACGAGGAGCGGGGGCCGCGCAGGCTGCTGCACGAACTGACCCCCCGGCAGTCCGCGGACGCTGTCACCCTGTCGCTGGTGTGTCTGCCGTACGGCGGTGGCAGTGCCGTCGTCTACCAGCCGCTCGCGGACGCCCTGCCGCCCGGTGTCGCCCTGCACGCGGTCGCCGTCCCCGGGCACGACCTGGGCATGTCGGAGGATTCGCTGCCGCTGGAGGAGGTGGCCCGGAGGTGCGCGGACGAGGTGCTGGCCGGGGTGCCGGGGCCGGTCGCGGTGTACGGGCACTGCGGGGTGGGCGCGGCCCTCGCCGTGGAGCTGGCCCGGCTGCTGGCCGCCGCGGGGCGGGAACCGGCGGCCGTCTATCTGGGCGGGATCTTCCCGTTCGCCCGGCCCACGGAGGGGCTGCTCGGTCTGCTGTCCCGGTCCTCCTGGCTGGACCGGCGGCGCAGCGGCCGGCTGCATCTGAACTGGCTGCGTTCCATGGGCGCGGATCTGGAAGGCCTTGAACCCGAGCAGCTGGCGACGATCGTGGCGAACGTCCGCGCGGACTCGCGGGCGGCGGAGGCGTACTTCACGGAGCGGCTGGCGGCCCCGGCCGACGGACTGTCGACACCGGTGGT
Encoded proteins:
- a CDS encoding non-ribosomal peptide synthetase/MFS transporter, which translates into the protein MERETNAPLTVDRPRRVLSPEQRALLARKLRERPAAAGRPPSVAPLPAGVPVPLSPAQERLWFVEQLTPGTAAYVLPTAGRLTGPLEPGALAEALRLVTVRHPVLRSAYPADEDGTPRVETVPAEEFAVPWETRDLSGLPPGERESAARAAVEAEVDRPFAVEEGPLVRALLLRLADDDHVLVVCQHHLTGDGWSAGILLDELLSGYQALTSGERPVLPPLPVGYGDYAHWQRERQERPGAAAGLRYWCEAMTGVAPLELPTDRPRPAVPGPRGATYAFRVDPAVHEAARALSRDRGATLYMTLLAAFQIVLGRWSGQRDFAVGTPFAGRPTEETEGLIGLFSTVLPMRADLSSSGSGTSAGTGTGTGASPGGGADALPDFATVLSRVRSAALGAQQHQDTPFEKLVEALDLPRDVSRPPLYQVSFALQNHRAQTVRPRDVQWRTFPFEGSGVHLDLGLYCTETDEGLEAFLTYRTDLWDADTVARLAGHWQRILSGAAADPSAPAGTLGMLSPEERRRVLYEWNDSGSAVPVAATLADAVAAQAARTPGATALVHSGRALDYAALDGRANRLAQVLRAAGSRPGALVGVCLDQGLDQAVALLAVLKSGAAYVPLDPEQPAERLGHMLTDAAPVVLLTTSAHRELLDGADAPVLLLDELAAEQAAAPAGPPEGGAGPDDLAYVIYTSGSTGRPKGVAVQHRQVLTYLAGVRQRFAEAGLGDGARYALLQSLAFDFGLTTLYLSLTTGGALHLLAPRTPGPELAGYLAAERIDCVKLTPSHLAALTAEVDDPGLLLPRRLLILGGEASGWEWSRALAATAARTGCRVVNHYGPTEATVGVTTLLVDPERPAEGPTTPIGRPMPGARVYLLDPCGEPVPPGVTGELWIGGDRLARGYLGLPELTAERFRPDPFAEGTQEEPRMYRTGDLARHRPDGTVEFLGRGDDQVKIRGYRVELGEVEAHLRQLPGTAEAVAAARGPAGEPVLVGYLVPAEGAAPPPVAELRALLARRLPDYLIPSRFVVLPELPRQAHGKVDRRALPEPGAPEAGEGAEYVAPRTPAEEAVTAVWAELLGLERVGVHDDFFGLGGHSLLAMRMVAALRRALGGEARITLMDVFQERTPAALAALADRSDEERGPRRLLHELTPRQSADAVTLSLVCLPYGGGSAVVYQPLADALPPGVALHAVAVPGHDLGMSEDSLPLEEVARRCADEVLAGVPGPVAVYGHCGVGAALAVELARLLAAAGREPAAVYLGGIFPFARPTEGLLGLLSRSSWLDRRRSGRLHLNWLRSMGADLEGLEPEQLATIVANVRADSRAAEAYFTERLAAPADGLSTPVVSVIGSADPGTEFHRERFREWGFLGTTTAVAVLDEGGHYFLKHRAAELAEIVTSVHPAVAGAEPARLGRQDRPEDATWWLDGVHREDADPGPEPDSASAPTSATATRQDTRRFVAVAASQMVSQTGSALTEFALPLWIFLSTDSVAWFGLFAVLGIVPGLLAAPVLGSLVDRIDRRRVMLVCTAVSGTTEALLALLYALGELRAWHVGALMALLSVSLTGQRLAFQSAIPQLVPKRYLGHANGVVQISGGIAQVVAPLAAVGLLAAIGLGWVLLLDVVSYAIAALVLSTVRFPRTLGARRRETLRQEIVAGFRLVTGQRGFRAMLIFFAVLNLFLPVLFQLVSPLVLGFSGLGSVATVSLAGGVGAVVGGLAMGIWGGPRHRRMRGMLLVIPVLALFSALTGLRPDLLVAGAGVFGMAASLSLLNGIYLTIVQVKVPQRFHGRVMALNQLVAWSTLPVGFLLIAPLGTAFLEPLMAADGALAGTVGAVLGTGDGRGIGLLYLLLAAGILLLGAVSLRFRALSGFDRDVPDAQADDLVGLAALTSDGRGRPADRPVAADALTKAS
- a CDS encoding non-ribosomal peptide synthetase; translation: MTSIPVRPAQHGLWINERLAPLGAIHHMPFAVRFEGSLDIPALAAAVADLTARHPALSQTVRDEDGVPVLVPGPIPELAVRRCDPERLEAELAGECAAPFDLEAGPPARFVLLRTGDRSATLLVVAHHLVFDGTSTDLLLGDLSTAYAHRTGAGPAPEPLPAPAAVPADLGEAELAAATAHWSDRPLPAPAVALPGLAEGAGDGSQDGVGPGAAAAFDLDPELRAELAVTAEKLGVTFFELLLTAVQTLLLRYGNERPATAVGLGTRGPDDTGRIGMYANELPVVTAPDPALPFGEFARTVRAEVRACSPHRDVPLARAVRSARPAVTAAPVTVTYRRRIAPVDFAGVRSTIDWVLFPGTARGAFRLHLLDGPDRFGVLLMHRTELLSPAAAERIADHLRRLLAAIVAAPGTPLADLPFLDESESAPLHGPVPAAEAAGATLPALLADAFAVHRDRIALTADGRDITYAELAAAVGGLAARLTAAGVGPGTVVAVCAERSAEAVAAVLAVQWAGGAHLPVDPAYPAERVAFVLGDAGAPLALAQRRTADRVAGHGRTLLLDDLFTTPAAEVSPAAAPSPADLAYLIYTSGSTGRPKGVEVPHGALAHLLLAFRDLLDSAPGDVWLAVTSLSFDISALELLLPLITGGRVVVAGEEQTRDGRALTGLAGKHGVTHLQATPSSWRLMLDAGLTAPGLTALSGGEALPLPLARALRERVGRLWNVYGPTETTIWSTAAEVPAGPTAVTVGKPIAGTAVLVLDPGGHPVPHGVTGELAIGGAGLARGYRGRPELTAARFVTDPVAGLRLYRTGDLARIRPDGSLLCLGRIDDQVKLRGHRIELGEVETRVQEHPSVAAAAAAVRGSADDPGGQVLAVYPVWRPGVPVPTLSELRAFLALTLPDAMLPGAVHALPSLPLTPNGKTDRRALPEPVRETPGDEAPGAGADEPWDEITTEVAAVWCEVLGLPSIGLDDDVFDLGAHSLTITRVAARIRDRIGAEVPLHVFYEEPTVAAIADAVTVELLAGEQ